TGTCTATCTGTCTCTAACTGCCTAGATAGGTAAGCCATGGCTGTTATTATGGAGTTGGGCCCATGAGTTGGTTCCACAACTGGCAGCCCATGTATCTATGCCGGtagctaggtacctaggtatctatGTAAGCAAATATCAAAAGCCAGAATCACAATAGGCTAATCTTGGATAGAATAGGCAGACGGTCAAATGTCAATAATGTACGTGTTGGTAtcatcttatatatatacgtGAGAAAATGTACCCAAACTATAGTATCAACTTTTTGTAGCTCTGAAAATGCTATCAAAAATCAAAATCGCGACAGTGGTATCTTAATGtagtaataaatagaaatTCCAAATCGGTTCCCCTTCATGAGCCAACATTTTACCATTCCAGGCGGTCGTCGCAGACCAGCTTGACATCGAATCGTTCGTTGCCCTTCCAGACCTGTCCAGCAGAGTTGCAACCGGCCACAATCGTGCGCAGATCACTAATCATGCCTCCGGGGCCACTAGCAAAGACTGTCGTGGGACCGGTGATGGTGTTACCCACAAAGTCGGTGATAAGCTTAGGAAGGTTGGGGTGACGGTCCTCGTCCTCGATACCTTGTCCGATCTTACGGACGGGGACATCAGTCCCGCAAGCACAGCTCTCATCAATCACGTCAGACGCCGAGGACGTAGATGAGGCAACTGGTCTGGAAGTATCCTTGGCATCCTTCTCGTCTTCCACCTGGACCTTGGAGCTGGTCCTGCTACTAGCGTCTCGTGTAGCGAAGACTCGGATCTTGAGGTTGAGGGCCTTTCGGGCTTGTTGCAAAAGATCCATCTCTTGCTGAACCCACTCGGCGTCCGTGGCGTGGCGGATGGCCCAGATGAGTTCAATCTTGCGGTCTCGGGAGATGGGTGATCGGGCGAGCTCGAGGAGGACAGGGAGGACATAGGCAATACCAGTACCACCAGCAACACAGACAATATTGGTGTCGGGCGCAACGTGGTCCATGGTGGTCTCACCATATGCGCCAGTGAGGATGACAGAGGTAGTGGCTGTCTCAGAAGCTTGGAACTTCTTGGCGGCCAGCTGGGCCATCTTCTTGGTTTCACCTCCTCGGGCGCGCATAATGTACGAATGCTTCACAACGCCGTTCTCGACGTAAGGAGCATTGATGGGAGTGAAGGGGTGAGATTGCCAGATACTGCTTTCGGTGAAGCAGAGGAAATAGTGCTGACCAATCTTCCAAGGGTCCTGGTCGTTCTGGAGATCGAATCGCAGAATATCACCGTGCTCCTCATCAGGGAACCTAGTGATAGTGGCCTGAGCGGCCTGGAAACCCATGTTGCCAGAGGGAAGGTGATGGTAGTGGAGGTAAGCGGTTCGAAGGAATCGGAAGCCACGGTCAATGAACCAAAGGATAAGAGATGGCAGCAAAAAGCACTTGAGCAGATTCCAGTGAGCCCAGCAGGCACCAATGTAGACCATGGCGAGGACGTAGTGAGACTTGCGGAAGAACTCATAGCCCGTAAGGCGAATTCCCCAGGGTGTGCTACCAACGAGCAGAAGAAGGAGCAGAGTCATTGCCACGACACCCCATATCATGTATACCTGGGTAATCCATGCAGCGGCAACGTCGGGCTGAGGCTGATATAAACGGATCTCGACAACACACCAAGCAATGGTGTGAAGGGCGCTTTGGACGAAAATAACATAACCTAACCAGCGGTGCATAAACATGAAGCTCTGGTAGGGTACACCAGTGACGAGAGACAGGATAGACTCTCGGCTCGCTAACAGAACAGATAGAGGAGTTAATGCATACGCAAGGATGCCAAGTCGATCGGACCAAGGACCGAGAGAAGTGCGAGTGTTGTACACTCCAGGCATGTTCTTGACAGGCGTGATCCAAGTATGATACGTCATGCCGACAAAGCTCCAAATAGTGAGGTAAATCACAAGAGCTGTGAGTACAGCAACTTGGAAGCGGGTAGTTCGGCCGAAAATGGCGCGGCAAGCATCCGGGAGAAGATATCGTCTAGTGAAGGAGGCGATGCTGCGACGAAGCTTGGTGAGACCTGCTTTAGGGTTCGCACCAGAAGCGATTGCAGGGGCTGAAGGTTTGCCGACGAAGCGAAGAAGTGCCCAGATGAAGATGATTCCGAGGATAGTAGCCCAGAGGATTGCACTGTAGAGCATGCCGTAGTCGTGGGCGCTATAGACGAGGTCAAGATACTCGCAAGAGCCCTTGTCGTTTGTGCAAGGAAGGGCACGATCAGCATATCCCCAGTGAGGAATAAGCGTTTGAGCATCGCTCATGTTTTGGATGTGGCGAGCATCCAGCTCGTTCAGAGCCACCATTGCGGTGTTTGTCATGGTTGTGGTAGTTGAACCTTGACTACTGGTCCATGAGACAAGGCAATATATTAGAGTAAAGGATGACCAGCAACCAAGGAAGGATGGAGAGAGACAGGAGTGATGGATGTCAAGTAAAACATTAAACCAGAGGACGTGATAGCATTAGATACAAATAGGAACCGCTCCTCCTTGCCGAGACCAGATGGATAATTAACCAAGACTAGGTACCTAACAAGgtaaagaaggaaaagactCCACCGTCCATTAGTTGACCTAGTTGAGCATGTTTGAAGTGTTGGAAATATTGTGGACGGAATAGTTAGAGGGAGCCCTTTCGGAGGGTCTTGGCCCGGAAACCAACCCATATCGAGTAAATGTTTCCTGATTACTTGCTCAATTAAAGGATTGGTCGGAAGTACTATTATGTAGCAGATCCAGAACGTGGTAgggggaaaagaagaacccTGAAGGATCTGATGAAGCAATTGAGGCGAAAGATTTAGAGTTGAGCAGGAATGAGCATGTTTTACCAGGATTAACGATTCAAGATCCACTAAAGACTCTAAAAAGACTCCAAAAAAGACTCCACAAGACCGCATTCCGAGACTCATCACTATCAATTTGAGCTGATTATCAACTCCCATATCTCGCCattaaaaaaatactatCTATATTCGGGTCTAGCCAGGTCATGGAATAATATCCCCTCATTAATAACCTCCTCTTCCCGTGGCAAGAGCATCATACATCAACCTCGTTCCCACCGTTGATATAGCTTCTTAATTCTCCGACTTACAATTCCCCTCACAAGTCCCAAGACTCTTGGAACCAGCTCAATCATTCTCAGTGGACCACCTCAACTCCTGGcttatttactttacttattatCCCGGGGACAACCATTCATTCTCTGACTCAATTCTCCATATTCCGCTCCAACTCTTTCCTGATCTGCCATTGCCAATACTTCAAGTCAGACATATTCATCAGCagaaccaccaaatatggaCCACGGAGCTATGGGCGGCGATGGCGCGGCCTGCAAGGTCGAGGTAATGAAGCACTCAACCCAAGATTCCACCAATTGATATCCATCTAACGAGTCTCAGATGTTGTGGAATTGGAACACGATTGACGCGTGCTTCCTTGCATCATCTTGGCAGATCAAGAATCAAGGCATGATGGCCGCTACTTGCATCGGCGTTATCCTTTTGGTAATTCTCGTCGAGTTCTTCCGTCGTCTAGGAAAGGAATATGATGCTCTCCTCCAGCGCGGCTTCCAGCGCCAAGCTACGACTCACAGCGTTGCTCTCGCCGCCGCCGGATGCACGGGAGCAGTTGTGCCCACACGACAGACTTTGACCTACCGAGCATCACCTCTCCAGCAGTTTATCCGCGCCTTTATCCACGCCGCtacctttgcaggagcttacATTGTCATGCTTTTGGCCATGTACTTTAATGGCTACGTGATTATCAGCATTTTTATCGGTGCCGGCTTGGGCAAGTTCTTTTGCGACTGGCTTGTCGTGAGAATCGATATGGACGGTTTGGAGGGCCCAGAGGACAAGTCAAAGGGAATCGAAGAGACCACTGTGTGCTGTGGTTAGACGTGAATATGGATGGGGAGGTGGATTATTTGATTGAACAGTTGAGATACACATGCCTTTTGCATCATGAGTTGTTATTTAGCGATACCCAGCAGAAACACTTAGAGTTGAATACCTATATTCAGGAATGATGGTTACCTGACGTTGATTTAAAGTTGGTGGAAATGCACTACTAATAAGCATACGTTCTATGCTTCAGCTCTCAACCTTTCAGCCTATTTATCAACTTATGAACCATGCAGACTTTCATATATGGCGATTAGGCCTTGTTCTCAACGTACAGCCAAAGCACAAGATTATGCAAGTCAAGCCAAGCCTATTGCAATGATGCAGGTTAGGC
This Fusarium poae strain DAOMC 252244 chromosome 3, whole genome shotgun sequence DNA region includes the following protein-coding sequences:
- a CDS encoding hypothetical protein (TransMembrane:5 (o60-80i133-156o218-237i249-273o293-323i)) yields the protein MTNTAMVALNELDARHIQNMSDAQTLIPHWGYADRALPCTNDKGSCEYLDLVYSAHDYGMLYSAILWATILGIIFIWALLRFVGKPSAPAIASGANPKAGLTKLRRSIASFTRRYLLPDACRAIFGRTTRFQVAVLTALVIYLTIWSFVGMTYHTWITPVKNMPGVYNTRTSLGPWSDRLGILAYALTPLSVLLASRESILSLVTGVPYQSFMFMHRWLGYVIFVQSALHTIAWCVVEIRLYQPQPDVAAAWITQVYMIWGVVAMTLLLLLLVGSTPWGIRLTGYEFFRKSHYVLAMVYIGACWAHWNLLKCFLLPSLILWFIDRGFRFLRTAYLHYHHLPSGNMGFQAAQATITRFPDEEHGDILRFDLQNDQDPWKIGQHYFLCFTESSIWQSHPFTPINAPYVENGVVKHSYIMRARGGETKKMAQLAAKKFQASETATTSVILTGAYGETTMDHVAPDTNIVCVAGGTGIAYVLPVLLELARSPISRDRKIELIWAIRHATDAEWVQQEMDLLQQARKALNLKIRVFATRDASSRTSSKVQVEDEKDAKDTSRPVASSTSSASDVIDESCACGTDVPVRKIGQGIEDEDRHPNLPKLITDFVGNTITGPTTVFASGPGGMISDLRTIVAGCNSAGQVWKGNERFDVKLVCDDRLEW
- a CDS encoding hypothetical protein (TransMembrane:3 (o39-58i110-130o136-157i)); translated protein: MDHGAMGGDGAACKVEMLWNWNTIDACFLASSWQIKNQGMMAATCIGVILLVILVEFFRRLGKEYDALLQRGFQRQATTHSVALAAAGCTGAVVPTRQTLTYRASPLQQFIRAFIHAATFAGAYIVMLLAMYFNGYVIISIFIGAGLGKFFCDWLVVRIDMDGLEGPEDKSKGIEETTVCCG